A section of the Melopsittacus undulatus isolate bMelUnd1 chromosome 3, bMelUnd1.mat.Z, whole genome shotgun sequence genome encodes:
- the B3GNT2 gene encoding N-acetyllactosaminide beta-1,3-N-acetylglucosaminyltransferase 2 — protein MSVGRRRLKLLGILMMVNIFIYVIVEVSKSGSQEKNAKGRVIIPRSKFWRKYTPHKAYWNRQQQKLELLYNPILTLLSNMTVEENLVSNASILNSCDPDPWVASEISDFANLPDRFKDFLLYLRCRNYSLLMDQPNKCKHKPFLLLAIKSLTPHFDRRQAIRESWGKEIKSGDVTVRRVFLLGQTPPEDNFPDLSDMIRFESETHQDILLWNYRDTFFNLTLKEVLFLKWVSSSCADVQFIFKGDDDVFVNTNQILDYLKSLTKDKAKDLFIGDVIKDAGPHREKKLKYYIPESVYEGSYPPYAGGGGFLYSGDLALRLNNASDQVLLYPIDDVYTGMCLQKLGLAPEKHKGFKTFDIEEKYRNNICSYTNLMLVHSRKPQEMIKIWTRLQDPHLNC, from the coding sequence ATGAGTGTTGGACGCAGAAGATTAAAGCTGCTGGGAATTCTGATGATggtaaacatttttatttatgtgaTTGTGGAAGTCTCAAAAAGTGGCAGCCAAGAGAAGAATGCAAAAGGACGCGTTATTATACCACGCAGCAAGTTCTGGAGGAAATACACTCCTCACAAAGCCTATTGGAACAGACAGCAACAGAAGCTTGAGCTGCTCTACAACCCTATTCTGACCTTGCTTTCCAATATGACTGTGGAAGAGAACTTAGTTTCTAATGCGAGCATTCTCAATTCCTGTGACCCTGACCCATGGGTAGCTTCAGAGATTAGTGACTTTGCAAACTTGCCAGACAGATTCAAAGACTTTCTACTATATTTGAGATGTAGAAATTATTCATTATTAATGGATCAGCCAAACAAGTGCAAACATAAACCTTTTTTGCTGCTGGCTATTAAGTCGCTTACACCCCATTTTGATAGAAGGCAAGCCATTAGGGAATCCTGGGGCAAGGAAATCAAATCAGGGGATGTGACAGTCAGAAGGGTCTTCTTACTTGGACAGACACCACCAGAGGACAATTTCCCTGATCTTTCAGACATGATAAGATTTGAAAGTGAAACCCACCAAGACATTCTCCTCTGGAACTACAGAGACACTTTCTTCAATTTAACTCTGAAAGAGGTGCTGTTTCTCAAGTgggtcagcagcagctgtgcagatGTCCAGTTTATTTTTAAGGGTGATGATGATGTTTTTGTGAATACCAATCAGATCCTGGATTACTTGAAGAGCTTAACAAAGGACAAAGCCAAAGACTTATTTATAGGCGATGTGATCAAAGATGCTGGAcctcacagagaaaaaaaattgaagtacTACATCCCGGAAAGTGTTTATGAAGGGTCATATCCTCCATATGCAGGAGGTGGTGGGTTTCTGTACTCTGGTGATCTGGCATTAAGACTTAATAATGCATCTGACCAGGTACTCCTTTACCCTATTGATGATGTTTATACTGGAATGTGCCTTCAGAAGCTTGGGCTTGCTCCGGAAAAACACAAAGGCTTCAAAACATTTGATAttgaagagaaatacagaaataacatATGTTCCTACACAAACTTAATGTTAGTACATAGTAGAAAACCTCAAGAAATGATTAAGATATGGACACGCTTGCAAGATCCACACTTAAATTGTTAA